One Panicum virgatum strain AP13 chromosome 9K, P.virgatum_v5, whole genome shotgun sequence genomic region harbors:
- the LOC120648673 gene encoding endo-1,4-beta-xylanase 4-like, producing the protein MKVQREKLVVLSLFLCVAFLQGCMVHSVEYDHTASIECLGDPMKPLYNGGIIQNGGFNSGLMGWSTHRNIKAGVRSSPSGNKFAVVHGAGGTLSSSGNVLPSHSVYQRVRMQRDTHYSLSAWLQVPAGSAHVKAVVKGPNGERIIAGSVVAQSGCWSMLKGGMTAYSSGHGEIFFESDAPVDIWVDSVSLQPFSFDEWDAHARRSANATRRSTIRLVAKGAQDDKPMANATVIIELLRAGFPFGNTMTKEILNLPAYEKWFTSRFTVATFENEMKWYSTEWNQNQEDYRIPDAMLKLANKYGIRVRGHNVFWDDQNSQIRWVRPMNTDQLKAAMQKRLKSVVSRYAGKVIHWDVVNENLHFNFFEGKFGPTASAQIYSQVGQIDHSAILFMNEFNTLEQPGDPNPVPSKYVAKMTQIRSYPGNGGLKLGVGLESHFSTPNFPYMRSALDTLAKLKLPMWLTEVDVVKGPNQVKFLEQVLREGYGHPSVNGMIMWAAWHANGCYVMCLTDNNFKNLPVGNVVDKLIAEWKTHNKAATTDENGIVELNLPHGEFNFTVTHPSVKGATIHTMTVDAASSASEHTITVRV; encoded by the exons ATGAAGGTTCAGAGGGAGAAGCTGGTAGTGCTTTCTCTATTTTTATGCGTTGCTTTCCTCCAAG GATGCATGGTCCACTCCGTTGAATATGATCATACAGCAAGCATCGAG TGCCTTGGCGACCCGATGAAGCCCCTGTACAACGGCGGCATCATCCAGAACGGCGGGTTCAACAGCGGCCTGATGGGCTGGTCAACGCACCGGAACATCAAGGCCGGCGTGCGCAGCTCGCCGTCTGGCAACAAATTCGCCGTGGTGCATGGCGCAGGCGGTACACTGTCCAGCAGCGGCAATGTTCTGCCGTCCCACAGTGTCTACCAGAGGGTCCGGATGCAGCGCGACACCCACTACTCGCTGTCCG CATGGCTACAGGTGCCCGCCGGCTCGGCCCACGTGAAGGCAGTGGTCAAGGGGCCCAACGGAGAGCGCATCATCGCAGGCTCCGTCGTCGCGCAATCCGGCTGCTGGAGCATGCTCAAGGGAGGCATGACCGCCTACTCTTCCGGACACGGAGAGATCTTCTTTGAGAGCGACGCCCCTGTGGACATCTGGGTGGACAGCGTCTCGCTGCAGCCATTCAGCTTCGACGAGTGGGACGCCCACGCTCGCCGCTCCGCCAACGCGACGAGGAGGAGCACCATCCGGTTGGTGGCCAAGGGCGCCCAAGACGACAAGCCCATGGCGAACGCCACCGTGATCATCGAGCTCCTCCGGGCCGGCTTCCCGTTCGGCAACACGATGACCAAGGAGATCCTCAACCTCCCCGCCTACGAGAAGTGGTTTACGTCGCGCTTCACAGTGGCCACCTTCGAGAACGAGATGAAGTGGTACAGCACCGAGTGGAACCAGAACCAGGAGGACTACCGCATCCCGGACGCCATGCTCAAGCTCGCCAACAAATACGGCATCAGGGTGCGCGGGCACAACGTGTTCTGGGACGACCAGAACTCCCAAATCCGGTGGGTGAGGCCCATGAATACGGACCAGCTCAAGGCCGCCATGCAGAAGCGGCTCAAGTCTGTCGTGTCGCGCTACGCCGGCAAGGTGATCCACTGGGACGTCGTCAATGAGAACCTCCACTTCAACTTCTTCGAGGGCAAGTTTGGCCCCACCGCGTCAGCGCAGATCTACAGCCAGGTCGGGCAGATCGACCACAGCGCCATCCTCTTCATGAACGAGTTCAACACGCTGGAGCAGCCCGGGGACCCGAACCCGGTGCCCAGCAAGTACGTGGCCAAGATGACCCAGATCCGCAGCTACCCCGGGAACGGCGGGCTCAAGCTCGGCGTCGGCCTGGAGAGCCACTTCTCCACGCCCAACTTCCCTTACATGAGGAGCGCGCTGGACACGCTCGCCAAGCTGAAGCTGCCCATGTGGCTCACCGAGGTGGACGTCGTCAAGGGCCCGAACCAGGTGAAGTTCCTGGAGCAGGTGCTCAGGGAAGGGTACGGCCACCCGAGCGTGAATGGCATGATCATGTGGGCGGCGTGGCACGCCAATGGATGCTACGTGATGTGCTTGACGGACAACAACTTCAAGAACCTCCCCGTGGGCAACGTCGTCGACAAGCTCATCGCCGAGTGGAAGACGCATAACAAGGCCGCCACCACAGATGAGAACGGCATCGTTGAGCTTAACCTCCCGCACGGCGAGTTCAACTTCACCGTGACACACCCGTCCGTCAAGGGCGCCACCATCCACACCATGACGGTTGATGCTGCTTCCTCTGCGTCGGAACACACGATCACCGTCAGAGTGTAG